A single genomic interval of Camelina sativa cultivar DH55 chromosome 11, Cs, whole genome shotgun sequence harbors:
- the LOC104725653 gene encoding 23.5 kDa heat shock protein, mitochondrial yields MASSSLALRRLLSSSVVPRSLRAVRPAATSSRLFNTNAVRNYEDGDERNHRSNRHVSRRGGDFFSDMLEPFTPTRSLSQMLNFMDQVSEFPLASAATRGMGASGVRRGWDVKEKDDALHLRIDMPGLSKEDVKLALEQNTLVIKGEGKTEEGDGDVSGDDGRRFTSRIGLPEKVYKTDEIKAEMKNGVLKVMIPKIKEDERNNVRHINVD; encoded by the exons ATGGCGTCATCGTCTCTAGCTCTCAGGAGACTTCTCTCTTCCTCCGTCGTCCCTCGCTCCTTAAGAGCCGTTCGTCCGGCGGCAACTTCTTCTCGCCTATTCAACACCAACGCCGTCAGAAACTATGAAGACGGTGATGAAAGGAACCACCGCTCAAACCGACATGTTTCTCGTCGCGGCGGCGATTTCTTCTCAG ACATGTTGGAGCCGTTTACTCCGACGAGAAGCTTGAGCCAGATGCTGAATTTCATGGACCAGGTGAGTGAATTCCCTTTGGCGTCAGCAGCTACGCGTGGAATGGGAGCTTCAGGAGTTAGACGTGGCTGGGACGTGAAGGAGAAAGACGACGCGTTGCATCTAAGGATCGATATGCCTGGACTGAGCAAAGAAGATGTGAAACTTGCTTTGGAACAGAACACTTTGGTGATCAAAGGAGAAGGTAAAACAGAGGAAGGGGACGGAGATGTTTCTGGAGATGATGGGCGGAGGTTTACGAGTAGGATTGGGTTGCCTGAGAAAGTTTACAAGACTGATGAGATTAAAGCGGAGATGAAGAATGGTGTGTTGAAAGTGATGATTCCTAAGATTAAAGAGGATGAGCGTAACAATGTTCGTCACATAAATGTTGACTAG
- the LOC104725655 gene encoding E3 ubiquitin protein ligase RIN3 isoform X2, producing the protein MGIRYLHISVATTALSFVGLQVWSELSLDRHRADGLITKNVSLGDSDDALELLLGSHITISLLTSFVLNVYILLVLYLKGTFLPLVVPPTVFQGVLWTIWLTVLCTLKMFQALARDRLERLNASPSSTPWTYFRVYSALFMVLSAVLFWIRLSLMIYNRIGSSLYLLLLFEPCSVAFETLQALLIHGFQLLDMWINHLAVKNSDCERSKFLDSMTAGSLLEWKGLLNRNLGFFLDMATLVMALGHYFHIWWLHGMAFHMVDAVLFLNIRALLSAILKRIKGYIKLRVALGALHAALPDATSEELRAYDDECAICREPMAKAKRLHCNHLFHLGCLRSWLDQGLNEVYSCPTCRKPLFVGRTENEANPSREEVLRDEQLARQFERQNSSVHARTTGMFPTETPNSTESDPWRNSGLDSSWLQTWSDQGVDVAGPSAGSRSVGLGQVQMMMRHLASVGEGYAQNALDDASWGLWPMNPSQVSIPSSNVPPAGGGRTGGLHLRTVSRAENNMASIPAMFETVREVLPHVPDEIIFQDLQRTNSAAVTVNNLLQMS; encoded by the exons ATGGGGATAAGATATCTGCACATATCTGTGGCAACAACAGCTTTGAGCTTTGTGGGTTTACAAGTGTGGAGTGAGTTGTCTCTTGATAGACATAGAGCTGATGGTTTGATCACCAAGAACGTTTCTTTAGGAGATTCTGATGATGCCCTTGAGCTTCTTCTGGGTTCTCACATTACTATTTCCTTGCTGACAAGTTTTGTGCTCAATGTCTacattcttcttgttctttatcTCAAG GGCACTTTTCTGCCGTTGGTGGTTCCACCAACTGTATTTCAGGGGGTCCTATGGACAATATGGTTGACTGTTCTATGTACTCTTAAG ATGTTTCAAGCTTTGGCTAGAGATCGGCTTGAACGATTGaatgcatctccttcttctactcCTTGGACATACTTTCGTGTGTATTCAGCGCTGTTCATGGTTCTCTCTGCTGTTTTGTTCTG GATAAGGCTTTCCCTTATGATATACAATAGAATTGGTTCATCTCTGTATTTGTTGTTACTTTTTGAGCCATGCAGTGTAGCTTTTGAGACCTTGCAG GCATTGTTGATTCACGGGTTTCAACTCCTTGATATGTGGATTAACCACTTAGCAGTCAAGAATTCAGATTGCGAAAGATCAAAGTTTCTTGATTCTATGACAGCAG GCTCATTATTGGAATGGAAAGGCCTACTTAACCGGAATCTTGGTTTCTTTCTAGACATGGCTACCTTGGTAATGGCCCTTGGTCATTATTTTCACATCTGGTGGCTCCATGGAATGGCCTTTCATATGGTGGACGCAGTTTTGTTTCTCAACATACGT GCCCTGTTAAGTGCAATTTTGAAACGGATAAAAGGATACATTAAACTGCGAGTAGCTTTAGGTGCTCTTCATGCAGCTCTTCCTGATGCAACTTCGGAAGAGCTGCGGGCATATGATGACGAATGTGCTATATGTCGG GAACCAATGGCTAAGGCTAAAAGACTTCACTGCAACCACCTTTTTCATCTTGGATGCTTGCGATCATG GTTGGATCAAGGTTTAAATGAGGTTTACTCTTGTCCTACATGTCGTAAGCCACTTTTTGTTGGTAGAACTGAAAATGAGGCGAATCCTAGCAGAGAAGAAGTCTTAAGAGATGAACAGTTAGCCCGTCAATTTGAGAGACAAAACAGTTCTGTGCATGCACGAACCACTGGGATGTTTCCAACCGAGACGCCAAATTCCACTGAAAGTGATCCTTGGAG GAATTCAGGACTGGACTCAAGCTGGTTACAAACATGGTCAGATCAGGGTGTTGATGTCGCGGGTCCCTCTGCAGGCTCCAGATCCGTTGGACTGGGGCAGGTTCAAATGATGATGAGACATCTTGCATCTGTTGGGGAAGGTTATGCTCAGAATGCACTTGACGATGCTTCTTGGGGTCTCTGGCCAATGAATCCTTCGCAAGTATCGATTCCATCTTCAAATGTTCCTCCTGCTGGTGGTGGAAGAACAGGTGGTCTGCATCTGAGAACTGTCTCTCGTGCAGAAAATAACATGGCGAGTATACCAGCTATGTTTGAGACAGTGAGAGAAGTCCTGCCACATGTGCCTGATGAAATAATTTTCCAG
- the LOC104725655 gene encoding E3 ubiquitin protein ligase RIN3 isoform X1, whose translation MGIRYLHISVATTALSFVGLQVWSELSLDRHRADGLITKNVSLGDSDDALELLLGSHITISLLTSFVLNVYILLVLYLKTLFFGDLYAIETKKLVERLANYIIYKLVGTFLPLVVPPTVFQGVLWTIWLTVLCTLKMFQALARDRLERLNASPSSTPWTYFRVYSALFMVLSAVLFWIRLSLMIYNRIGSSLYLLLLFEPCSVAFETLQALLIHGFQLLDMWINHLAVKNSDCERSKFLDSMTAGSLLEWKGLLNRNLGFFLDMATLVMALGHYFHIWWLHGMAFHMVDAVLFLNIRALLSAILKRIKGYIKLRVALGALHAALPDATSEELRAYDDECAICREPMAKAKRLHCNHLFHLGCLRSWLDQGLNEVYSCPTCRKPLFVGRTENEANPSREEVLRDEQLARQFERQNSSVHARTTGMFPTETPNSTESDPWRNSGLDSSWLQTWSDQGVDVAGPSAGSRSVGLGQVQMMMRHLASVGEGYAQNALDDASWGLWPMNPSQVSIPSSNVPPAGGGRTGGLHLRTVSRAENNMASIPAMFETVREVLPHVPDEIIFQDLQRTNSAAVTVNNLLQMS comes from the exons ATGGGGATAAGATATCTGCACATATCTGTGGCAACAACAGCTTTGAGCTTTGTGGGTTTACAAGTGTGGAGTGAGTTGTCTCTTGATAGACATAGAGCTGATGGTTTGATCACCAAGAACGTTTCTTTAGGAGATTCTGATGATGCCCTTGAGCTTCTTCTGGGTTCTCACATTACTATTTCCTTGCTGACAAGTTTTGTGCTCAATGTCTacattcttcttgttctttatcTCAAG ACTTTGTTTTTCGGGGATCTATATGCCATTGAAACTAAAAAGCTGGTGGAAAGACTTGCCAATTACATCATTTACAAGCTAGTG GGCACTTTTCTGCCGTTGGTGGTTCCACCAACTGTATTTCAGGGGGTCCTATGGACAATATGGTTGACTGTTCTATGTACTCTTAAG ATGTTTCAAGCTTTGGCTAGAGATCGGCTTGAACGATTGaatgcatctccttcttctactcCTTGGACATACTTTCGTGTGTATTCAGCGCTGTTCATGGTTCTCTCTGCTGTTTTGTTCTG GATAAGGCTTTCCCTTATGATATACAATAGAATTGGTTCATCTCTGTATTTGTTGTTACTTTTTGAGCCATGCAGTGTAGCTTTTGAGACCTTGCAG GCATTGTTGATTCACGGGTTTCAACTCCTTGATATGTGGATTAACCACTTAGCAGTCAAGAATTCAGATTGCGAAAGATCAAAGTTTCTTGATTCTATGACAGCAG GCTCATTATTGGAATGGAAAGGCCTACTTAACCGGAATCTTGGTTTCTTTCTAGACATGGCTACCTTGGTAATGGCCCTTGGTCATTATTTTCACATCTGGTGGCTCCATGGAATGGCCTTTCATATGGTGGACGCAGTTTTGTTTCTCAACATACGT GCCCTGTTAAGTGCAATTTTGAAACGGATAAAAGGATACATTAAACTGCGAGTAGCTTTAGGTGCTCTTCATGCAGCTCTTCCTGATGCAACTTCGGAAGAGCTGCGGGCATATGATGACGAATGTGCTATATGTCGG GAACCAATGGCTAAGGCTAAAAGACTTCACTGCAACCACCTTTTTCATCTTGGATGCTTGCGATCATG GTTGGATCAAGGTTTAAATGAGGTTTACTCTTGTCCTACATGTCGTAAGCCACTTTTTGTTGGTAGAACTGAAAATGAGGCGAATCCTAGCAGAGAAGAAGTCTTAAGAGATGAACAGTTAGCCCGTCAATTTGAGAGACAAAACAGTTCTGTGCATGCACGAACCACTGGGATGTTTCCAACCGAGACGCCAAATTCCACTGAAAGTGATCCTTGGAG GAATTCAGGACTGGACTCAAGCTGGTTACAAACATGGTCAGATCAGGGTGTTGATGTCGCGGGTCCCTCTGCAGGCTCCAGATCCGTTGGACTGGGGCAGGTTCAAATGATGATGAGACATCTTGCATCTGTTGGGGAAGGTTATGCTCAGAATGCACTTGACGATGCTTCTTGGGGTCTCTGGCCAATGAATCCTTCGCAAGTATCGATTCCATCTTCAAATGTTCCTCCTGCTGGTGGTGGAAGAACAGGTGGTCTGCATCTGAGAACTGTCTCTCGTGCAGAAAATAACATGGCGAGTATACCAGCTATGTTTGAGACAGTGAGAGAAGTCCTGCCACATGTGCCTGATGAAATAATTTTCCAG